In Acinetobacter sp. WCHAc010034, a genomic segment contains:
- a CDS encoding 3'-5' exonuclease produces the protein MRLPVLTFDIETMTDLKSGAHLYGLDLPEADLDAALAKLRRQESGTDFQRLALHEIACISGLWIDENGMKMFSFSREHGSEAEILKKFLSIFDKRHPTLVSWNGSQFDLPVILFRAMYHGLSAPSLFDQGEIDTQKRYNNYQNRYHQRHIDLMDVMAMFHGRHFLKLDDAAHLLGFPGKRGDGAYRVPEYVRGQQWQALTSYCEGDVLNTWLIYLRWQLLKGQLQLADHQHLVQSTIQYLQTLPQHADFLAVWRETAQHTAFTQFDFPSPTD, from the coding sequence CGGAAGCGGATTTGGACGCGGCGTTGGCGAAATTGCGCCGGCAGGAATCCGGAACCGATTTTCAGCGCCTGGCCCTGCATGAAATTGCCTGCATTTCCGGCCTGTGGATCGATGAAAACGGCATGAAAATGTTTTCATTCAGCCGCGAGCACGGCAGTGAAGCGGAAATTTTAAAGAAATTTTTATCTATTTTTGACAAGCGCCATCCGACGCTAGTCAGCTGGAATGGTTCACAATTTGACCTGCCGGTGATCCTGTTCCGCGCCATGTATCATGGGCTTTCTGCGCCCAGCCTGTTCGATCAGGGCGAGATTGACACGCAAAAGCGCTATAATAACTATCAGAACCGCTATCATCAGCGCCATATTGACCTGATGGATGTCATGGCGATGTTCCATGGCCGGCACTTTTTAAAGCTGGATGACGCGGCGCATTTGCTGGGCTTTCCCGGCAAGCGCGGGGACGGCGCCTACCGCGTGCCCGAGTACGTGCGCGGGCAGCAGTGGCAGGCATTGACCAGCTACTGCGAAGGCGATGTGCTGAACACCTGGCTGATTTACCTGCGCTGGCAGCTGCTGAAAGGCCAGTTGCAGCTGGCGGATCATCAGCATCTGGTGCAAAGCACCATCCAGTATCTGCAGACCCTGCCGCAGCATGCTGACTTTTTAGCAGTATGGCGCGAAACCGCGCAGCATACCGCATTTACTCAATTTGATTTTCCATCTCCCACAGATTAG
- the rlmD gene encoding 23S rRNA (uracil(1939)-C(5))-methyltransferase RlmD: protein MKSTAKPAKAQQPSYIFQVESLSHEGRGIAHYGSHPGHPEEKRGKKVFIRYALPGETVRASITHAAKRLEEADSTELLSGASAMRVQPACPHFGVCGGCSMQHIHPDEQIRLKQEVLQSHFAHFAGVQPQEWLAPLRSAREDYRRKARIGVRYLPQKDRLIVGFRENASNKLTSIDRCLVLDQQFGSITRLKQLIQSLKGKGAVGHIELAMGDQDVALVVRHTEKLSAEDVNQLQQFALQKKWQLYLQPAGPESLIRADGQSREMRLHYRLDAFDAEFAFSPLDFTQVNSSINPQMVRLACDLLQLKPGERVLDLFCGLGNFSLPLARCVGADGFVAAVEGSAEMVQRGAENAESNGIGWLRFYSQDLTKDFSHHSWAKQGFDALLIDPPRSGAEEIMHYVPKFGAKRIVYVSCNPATLARDAGILAQQGYRLKKAGVMDMFTHTGHVESIALFEQENQPNDLSHNEE, encoded by the coding sequence ATGAAATCTACAGCCAAGCCCGCCAAAGCCCAGCAGCCCAGTTATATTTTCCAGGTTGAGTCGCTTTCACATGAGGGGCGCGGCATCGCGCATTACGGATCCCATCCCGGCCATCCTGAAGAGAAGCGCGGCAAGAAAGTATTCATCCGCTATGCGCTGCCGGGCGAAACGGTGCGCGCCAGCATTACCCATGCGGCCAAGCGCCTGGAAGAAGCCGACAGCACCGAACTGCTGAGCGGCGCTTCAGCTATGCGCGTGCAGCCGGCCTGCCCGCATTTCGGCGTGTGCGGCGGCTGCAGCATGCAGCATATCCACCCCGATGAGCAGATCCGCCTCAAGCAGGAGGTGCTGCAGTCGCATTTCGCCCATTTTGCCGGCGTGCAGCCGCAAGAATGGCTGGCGCCCCTGCGTTCAGCGCGGGAAGACTACCGCCGCAAAGCGCGGATCGGCGTGCGCTATCTGCCGCAGAAAGACCGGCTGATTGTGGGTTTCCGCGAAAACGCCAGCAATAAGCTGACCTCAATTGACCGCTGCCTGGTGCTGGATCAGCAGTTCGGCTCCATTACCCGCTTAAAGCAGCTAATCCAAAGTCTAAAAGGCAAAGGGGCGGTAGGTCATATAGAATTGGCGATGGGTGATCAGGATGTTGCCTTGGTCGTGCGCCATACAGAAAAATTATCTGCCGAAGATGTCAACCAATTGCAGCAGTTTGCGTTACAGAAGAAGTGGCAATTGTATTTGCAGCCCGCAGGGCCAGAAAGCCTGATCCGCGCCGACGGCCAAAGCAGGGAGATGCGCCTGCATTACCGTCTGGACGCGTTTGATGCGGAATTCGCCTTCAGCCCGCTGGACTTTACCCAGGTCAATTCCAGCATTAACCCGCAGATGGTCAGGCTGGCATGCGATTTGCTTCAGTTGAAGCCGGGCGAGCGCGTGCTGGATTTATTCTGCGGACTGGGCAATTTCTCGCTGCCGCTGGCGCGCTGTGTTGGTGCGGACGGTTTTGTCGCTGCCGTGGAAGGCAGTGCGGAAATGGTGCAGCGCGGCGCGGAAAATGCCGAAAGCAACGGAATTGGCTGGCTGCGCTTCTATTCACAAGATTTAACAAAAGATTTTTCGCATCATTCTTGGGCAAAACAGGGATTTGATGCATTATTGATAGACCCTCCGCGCTCAGGCGCCGAAGAAATAATGCATTATGTGCCCAAATTTGGTGCCAAAAGAATTGTTTATGTTTCATGCAATCCGGCGACTTTGGCCCGGGATGCGGGAATTCTGGCGCAGCAGGGCTATCGGCTGAAAAAGGCAGGGGTGATGGATATGTTTACCCATACCGGCCATGTCGAATCCATCGCCTTGTTTGAACAAGAAAATCAGCCGAATGATTTAAGTCATAATGAAGAGTAA
- a CDS encoding RelA/SpoT family protein, with amino-acid sequence MVTVREQLPGRLNELSLEATVEHADQALHDLAEWLERVRGLLGAPLKQLEEVAHLTLQKELESTVSHRSNTFYTGIEMADILAHLHADEDTLSAAMLYRSVREGVMPLDEVRVKFGEQVHGLVKGALAMGKLSELIEQNKRLEDHFNNNQREHLSGIYKMLISVTEDVRVVLIKLAERTYALRELTKASRERQERVAREILTIYSPLAHRLGIAQLKWELEDLAFRYLAPERYKEIASLLNEKRLEREHYIQFVIDKLRNELAEHGIEAEINGRVKHIYSIYRKMKSKNLSFDQLYDIRAVRVLVKSVPECYHSLGIVHQIWRHIPHQFDDYITNPKANGYRSLHTAVIAENKSLEVQIRTTSMHEEAELGVCSHFNYKEGGKATDHSFNHRLHSLRAVLEHYQERNDASAHKEDQAGENFEQIQDFEGFEKIYVFSRDGDIKELPRGSTVLDFAYHVHTEVGNKCYAARVNQRYVPLTYTLKTGEQVEILTKKDREPNRDWLVNSLGYIKTARARDKLRHWFRQQDRSKNLEVGREILNKELSRLAIHPKSIDLNDYCNHFNVKAGEDILISLVSGDISLHALMNQVNRHMHLDQDEPELVLKPTLNPRASHTLSAHGILIDGLDNVELHVAQCCQPVHGESIAGYITLNRGVSIHKVACPDYVRMISQEPERAVEADWEMQPTRGQSVQIVVEAYDRRGLLKDLTQVIFSDQINIRQVNTISEADGIANMKLLIEVKGLAQLSRLLARLEQQPGIISARRLIQGG; translated from the coding sequence ATGGTCACAGTGCGTGAACAGCTCCCGGGACGCTTAAATGAACTGTCCCTGGAAGCGACTGTAGAACATGCCGATCAAGCGCTGCACGATTTGGCGGAATGGCTGGAGCGTGTACGCGGCTTGCTGGGGGCGCCCCTGAAGCAGCTCGAAGAAGTTGCGCATTTAACTTTGCAGAAAGAGCTGGAGTCGACAGTCAGCCACCGTTCCAATACCTTTTATACCGGTATTGAAATGGCGGATATTCTGGCGCATTTGCATGCCGATGAAGACACACTTTCGGCCGCCATGCTGTACCGCAGCGTGCGCGAAGGCGTAATGCCTCTGGATGAGGTCCGGGTAAAATTCGGCGAGCAGGTGCATGGCCTGGTCAAGGGCGCTTTGGCCATGGGCAAGCTGTCCGAGCTGATTGAGCAGAACAAGCGCTTGGAAGACCATTTTAATAACAACCAGCGTGAGCATCTGTCCGGCATCTATAAAATGCTGATTTCGGTTACGGAAGACGTGCGCGTGGTTTTAATCAAGCTGGCGGAGCGGACGTATGCGCTGCGCGAGCTGACCAAAGCCTCGCGCGAGCGCCAGGAGCGGGTTGCGCGCGAAATTCTGACCATCTACTCGCCGCTGGCGCACCGCCTGGGCATTGCCCAGCTTAAGTGGGAGCTGGAAGATCTGGCGTTCCGCTATCTGGCGCCGGAACGCTATAAGGAAATCGCTTCGCTGCTGAATGAGAAGCGTCTGGAGCGCGAGCATTATATTCAGTTCGTGATTGACAAGCTGCGCAATGAGCTGGCCGAGCACGGCATCGAAGCGGAAATCAACGGGCGGGTAAAGCACATTTATTCGATTTACCGGAAAATGAAAAGCAAGAATCTGAGCTTTGACCAGCTGTATGATATCCGCGCCGTGCGGGTACTGGTGAAAAGCGTGCCGGAATGCTACCACTCGCTGGGCATTGTGCATCAGATCTGGCGCCACATTCCGCATCAGTTTGATGATTACATTACCAACCCGAAAGCCAACGGCTACCGCTCGCTGCATACTGCGGTCATTGCTGAGAATAAGTCGCTGGAGGTGCAGATCCGCACGACCAGCATGCATGAAGAAGCCGAGCTGGGCGTGTGCTCGCACTTCAATTATAAGGAAGGCGGCAAGGCGACAGACCATTCTTTCAATCACCGCCTGCATTCGCTGCGCGCCGTGCTGGAGCACTATCAGGAGCGCAATGACGCCAGCGCGCATAAGGAAGATCAGGCCGGAGAAAATTTTGAGCAGATTCAGGATTTCGAAGGCTTTGAAAAGATTTATGTGTTCAGCCGGGACGGCGACATTAAGGAGCTGCCGCGCGGCTCGACGGTTTTAGACTTCGCCTACCATGTGCATACCGAAGTGGGCAACAAGTGCTATGCAGCCCGGGTGAATCAGCGCTATGTGCCGCTGACCTATACCCTGAAAACCGGTGAGCAGGTCGAAATCCTCACCAAGAAAGACCGCGAGCCGAACCGCGACTGGCTGGTGAACTCGCTGGGCTATATTAAGACCGCGCGCGCGCGTGACAAGCTGCGCCACTGGTTCCGCCAGCAGGACCGCAGCAAGAATCTGGAAGTGGGCCGGGAAATTCTGAACAAGGAATTGTCGCGCCTGGCGATTCACCCGAAAAGCATTGATTTGAATGACTACTGCAATCATTTCAATGTTAAAGCCGGCGAAGACATTCTGATCAGCCTGGTCAGCGGCGATATCAGCCTGCATGCCCTGATGAATCAGGTCAACCGCCATATGCATCTGGATCAGGATGAGCCTGAACTGGTGCTGAAGCCGACGCTGAATCCGCGCGCCAGCCATACGCTGTCCGCGCACGGCATCCTGATTGACGGCCTGGACAACGTCGAGCTGCATGTGGCGCAGTGCTGCCAGCCGGTGCATGGCGAATCGATTGCCGGCTACATTACCCTGAACCGTGGCGTCAGCATTCATAAAGTGGCCTGTCCGGATTATGTGCGCATGATCAGCCAGGAGCCGGAACGCGCTGTGGAAGCGGACTGGGAAATGCAGCCGACCCGCGGCCAGAGCGTGCAGATTGTGGTGGAAGCCTATGACCGGCGCGGCCTGCTGAAAGACCTGACGCAGGTGATTTTCTCAGACCAGATCAATATCCGCCAGGTGAACACCATTTCTGAAGCGGACGGCATTGCCAATATGAAGCTGCTGATTGAGGTGAAAGGCCTGGCGCAGCTGTCGCGCCTGCTGGCCCGCCTGGAGCAGCAGCCGGGAATCATCAGCGCGCGCCGCCTGATTCAGGGCGGCTGA
- a CDS encoding beta-ketoacyl synthase chain length factor, with translation MIQMNVSRLCVSRADEVFPALAQIPALQRRRLSPIAKLAFSSAMQALSGMPADYIVWVSQYGDEAKTLKILEDVLKDQTPSPTQFSTSVHNAISGLYSILCQDPTPATSLAGSWNDGLIEAYAWLKAMPEARQVLLVYYDEALPDIYIEHQPFAAFAVAAMISLAPANLMLTPKHTDSTPAYQQALAFNTFWTNPEQTESEAWTKC, from the coding sequence ATGATACAAATGAATGTGTCCCGGCTTTGCGTAAGCCGGGCAGATGAAGTTTTTCCTGCATTGGCGCAAATTCCCGCCCTGCAGCGCCGCCGCTTATCGCCTATTGCAAAACTGGCCTTCAGCAGCGCAATGCAGGCGCTGTCCGGAATGCCTGCGGACTATATTGTCTGGGTGTCGCAGTACGGCGATGAAGCTAAAACACTGAAAATCCTTGAAGATGTCCTCAAGGATCAAACCCCTTCACCGACGCAATTTTCAACCTCAGTGCATAATGCAATTTCAGGTTTATATTCCATTTTATGTCAGGATCCGACACCTGCGACCAGCTTGGCAGGTTCGTGGAATGATGGGTTGATTGAAGCCTATGCATGGTTAAAAGCAATGCCAGAAGCCCGTCAGGTTTTGCTGGTGTATTATGATGAAGCCTTGCCAGACATTTATATCGAGCATCAACCCTTTGCTGCTTTTGCGGTGGCAGCGATGATTTCATTAGCGCCTGCCAATTTGATGTTGACGCCAAAGCATACAGATTCAACGCCAGCCTATCAGCAGGCTTTAGCATTTAACACGTTTTGGACTAATCCTGAGCAAACTGAATCAGAAGCGTGGACGAAATGCTGA
- a CDS encoding lysophospholipid acyltransferase family protein yields the protein MLKLNRIKQKANYVWRVGATGFSFASFGLGGVAIGGLIAPMVKLSSADPEVRKQRTQKVIKHSFKGFTEMMVKLGIMTYTVEGLDKLQHSQQELVIANHPTLIDVVVLIGLMEQANCVVKQALWSNPFTKGPVQSAGYILNAGSEQFIQDCVYKLQQDHAASLLIFPEGTRTAKGEQLNDFQRGAANIALRAGVPIRPVLISCAPSTLTKNEKWYHIPEQPFHIHVKVLDAIRVEDVLDDVTVNPKNVRQLNQQLQWFFNQELSVNEQSC from the coding sequence ATGCTGAAATTAAATCGAATCAAGCAAAAAGCCAACTATGTCTGGCGCGTTGGAGCGACAGGGTTTAGTTTTGCCAGCTTTGGCTTAGGCGGCGTGGCGATTGGCGGTTTGATTGCACCAATGGTTAAGCTGAGTTCAGCAGATCCAGAAGTTCGAAAGCAGCGCACTCAAAAAGTCATTAAGCATAGTTTTAAAGGTTTTACTGAGATGATGGTGAAACTGGGCATCATGACCTATACGGTTGAAGGCTTAGACAAACTGCAGCACAGCCAGCAGGAGCTGGTGATTGCCAACCATCCGACACTGATTGACGTGGTGGTTTTAATTGGTTTAATGGAACAAGCAAACTGTGTGGTCAAGCAGGCGTTGTGGTCGAACCCATTTACCAAAGGCCCTGTGCAAAGTGCAGGCTATATTTTAAATGCAGGTTCTGAACAATTTATTCAGGACTGCGTATACAAATTACAACAGGATCATGCGGCGTCCTTGTTAATCTTCCCTGAAGGGACAAGAACGGCAAAAGGTGAGCAACTGAATGATTTTCAGCGTGGTGCGGCCAATATTGCTCTACGTGCAGGTGTGCCGATTCGCCCTGTGCTGATTAGCTGTGCGCCATCGACCCTGACCAAAAATGAAAAGTGGTATCACATTCCAGAACAGCCTTTTCATATCCATGTGAAAGTGCTGGATGCGATCCGAGTGGAAGACGTATTGGATGACGTAACGGTCAATCCCAAAAATGTGCGTCAATTAAATCAACAATTACAGTGGTTTTTTAACCAAGAGTTATCCGTAAATGAGCAATCTTGCTGA
- a CDS encoding phosphopantetheine-binding protein, translating to MSNLADELKQMIIDVLALEDIHIEDIDTDAPLFGDGLGLDSIDALELGLALKKRYGIHLNAESAETKEHFKSIQSLVALVEAQKTA from the coding sequence ATGAGCAATCTTGCTGATGAATTAAAGCAAATGATTATTGATGTCCTTGCCCTTGAAGACATCCATATTGAAGACATTGATACAGATGCACCTTTATTTGGTGATGGTCTGGGTTTGGACTCGATTGATGCTTTAGAACTGGGTTTGGCATTGAAAAAGCGCTATGGCATTCATTTGAATGCAGAGTCTGCAGAAACAAAAGAACATTTTAAATCAATTCAAAGCTTAGTGGCTTTGGTTGAAGCACAGAAAACAGCATAA
- a CDS encoding acyl carrier protein encodes MLAQETVLEKLREWMEELFEIAPEDVQLESNLASDLDVDSIDAIDLVVKIKELTGKQVNPEDFKNVRTVEDVVLVIQNMSAA; translated from the coding sequence ATGCTTGCACAAGAAACCGTGTTAGAAAAATTACGTGAGTGGATGGAAGAGCTGTTTGAAATTGCGCCTGAAGATGTGCAGTTAGAATCAAACTTAGCTTCAGACCTCGATGTTGATAGTATTGATGCCATTGATTTGGTCGTGAAAATTAAAGAACTGACAGGCAAACAAGTCAATCCTGAAGACTTTAAAAACGTGCGTACCGTAGAAGATGTGGTGCTCGTGATTCAGAATATGTCGGCTGCATGA
- a CDS encoding septation protein IspZ has protein sequence MNNILKGIAGVGLILYPFFVAYSLAHGQYVWVSAVLIALGILRLLSKGNALLWPLTGFAILCGGLSLILKDHAWLKLYPVFMSLGALFIFTSTLIRPPSMIERFARLAEPNLPEEGVEWTRQVTKVWCGFFCINAVIALITVFFAPMKIWVLYNGLISYILMGGLLLGEFVLRKRQQRLHQAQK, from the coding sequence ATGAACAACATTTTAAAAGGGATAGCAGGGGTTGGATTGATCCTCTATCCTTTTTTTGTGGCTTATTCTTTAGCGCATGGACAGTATGTCTGGGTCAGTGCCGTATTGATTGCACTGGGTATTTTACGTCTCTTGAGTAAGGGCAATGCCCTGCTATGGCCCTTGACCGGTTTTGCCATTTTATGTGGCGGGTTGAGTTTGATTTTAAAAGATCATGCGTGGCTGAAACTCTATCCTGTCTTTATGAGTCTTGGGGCGCTGTTTATTTTTACCAGCACTTTGATTCGACCGCCTTCAATGATTGAACGTTTTGCACGTTTGGCAGAGCCTAATCTGCCCGAAGAAGGAGTAGAATGGACCCGTCAAGTGACCAAAGTTTGGTGTGGTTTTTTTTGCATCAATGCGGTCATTGCCCTGATCACTGTTTTCTTTGCACCGATGAAGATTTGGGTGCTGTATAACGGTTTGATCTCTTATATCTTGATGGGTGGACTGTTACTGGGTGAGTTTGTCTTGCGTAAACGTCAGCAACGACTGCATCAGGCACAGAAATAA
- a CDS encoding AMP-binding protein, which translates to MSCHFQHHLHSSRPLCIQADSSFVSFHTFWLDVAVQAMQIQQLEQPVWALWQEDSYEFLVLLFAALQAGKQVLLPPHRVSDLEKELAEQQIYFLQRLPSTAASTFELQFDAAFLNQAQLYFYTSGSTGQPKKIPRSLQQLFNEVCGLEASFDLPEQAVAIATVSHQHIYGLLFKLLWPLASGRSFYQKQQAFPEEVVDLQKKIAHLQLPNYLISSPALLKRWTTDVVLQDCHRVYSSGGKLDAGVRPLLNRPITEVFGSSETGGIAHRQADDALWTPFANVEINCAEQQELAVKTNHAFSTDWILTGDKVQVADVQNPKSPFQLLGRLDRIVKLEEKRLSLDAIEAKIAELAEIQQCHVLIHEKEQRQMLAVVAVLTDDARELLIEKGKAAFTAQLKKQLQQKLESIAIPRQWRFLTQMPQNAQSKLNKQYLKSLFQPMTLPVVLTQQSQDMQITYALEFVPELECFKGHFPNFPIYPGVGQIGFIQHFAKQNWADLLWCNGFEQLKFQGLIQPYQTVELVLSRKAHKVSFELKNHDKILASGRLLFAVTVDV; encoded by the coding sequence ATGTCTTGTCATTTTCAACACCATCTCCATTCATCACGTCCCTTGTGTATTCAGGCGGACTCAAGTTTTGTGTCCTTTCACACTTTTTGGTTGGATGTAGCTGTGCAGGCTATGCAAATTCAGCAGTTGGAACAGCCAGTATGGGCGCTTTGGCAAGAAGACAGTTATGAGTTTTTGGTATTGTTGTTTGCAGCCTTGCAAGCAGGTAAGCAAGTGCTGTTGCCGCCGCATCGGGTCAGCGACTTAGAAAAAGAACTGGCTGAACAGCAGATTTATTTTTTACAACGTTTGCCGTCGACAGCCGCGTCAACCTTTGAGCTTCAATTTGATGCTGCCTTTCTCAATCAGGCACAGCTGTATTTTTATACTTCGGGCTCAACTGGGCAACCGAAAAAGATTCCACGCAGCTTGCAACAGTTGTTCAATGAAGTCTGTGGCTTGGAAGCCAGTTTTGATTTGCCTGAACAGGCGGTGGCGATTGCCACGGTGAGTCATCAGCATATTTATGGCTTGTTGTTCAAGCTGTTGTGGCCCTTAGCCAGTGGACGCAGTTTCTATCAAAAACAACAGGCTTTCCCTGAAGAGGTGGTCGATCTTCAAAAGAAAATTGCCCATTTGCAACTGCCCAATTATCTGATTTCAAGTCCTGCATTGTTGAAGCGCTGGACCACAGATGTGGTGTTGCAAGACTGCCATCGGGTCTATTCCTCTGGTGGAAAGTTGGATGCAGGCGTGCGTCCTTTGCTGAATCGCCCGATTACTGAAGTGTTTGGCAGTTCTGAAACAGGTGGGATCGCTCACCGTCAGGCGGATGATGCACTATGGACACCCTTTGCCAATGTCGAAATTAACTGCGCCGAGCAACAAGAGTTAGCCGTTAAAACCAATCATGCCTTTAGCACGGATTGGATTTTGACTGGAGATAAAGTGCAGGTTGCAGATGTACAGAATCCCAAAAGTCCATTCCAGTTATTGGGGCGTTTGGACCGCATTGTCAAACTTGAAGAAAAGCGGTTAAGTCTCGATGCGATTGAAGCAAAAATCGCTGAGTTGGCAGAAATACAGCAGTGCCATGTTTTAATTCATGAAAAAGAACAGCGTCAGATGTTGGCGGTGGTGGCAGTGTTGACGGATGATGCAAGGGAGCTGCTCATTGAAAAGGGTAAAGCTGCCTTTACCGCACAACTGAAAAAACAATTACAACAGAAACTGGAAAGTATCGCGATTCCGCGGCAGTGGCGGTTTTTAACGCAAATGCCACAAAATGCCCAATCGAAGCTGAATAAACAGTATTTAAAATCGCTCTTTCAACCGATGACCTTGCCTGTGGTATTGACGCAGCAGTCTCAGGATATGCAGATCACTTATGCTTTGGAGTTTGTGCCTGAGCTGGAATGCTTTAAAGGGCATTTCCCAAACTTCCCGATTTATCCGGGTGTAGGGCAAATTGGATTTATTCAACATTTTGCTAAACAAAACTGGGCAGATTTACTGTGGTGCAATGGTTTTGAACAGTTAAAATTTCAAGGACTGATCCAACCCTATCAAACGGTGGAACTGGTGCTCAGCCGTAAAGCGCATAAGGTCAGTTTTGAGTTGAAAAATCATGACAAAATATTGGCATCAGGACGTTTGCTGTTTGCTGTCACTGTAGACGTTTAA
- a CDS encoding glycosyltransferase family 2 protein: MKHCFVIPVYNHPHYLAALLSHLSAFELPIIMVNDGSDADCTAVLHQLAHDYPRVDLVEHTYNQGKGQAVITGLKHAFQCGYSHALQLDADGQHDWQDVQRFLDTSIQHPEAMIIGQPIFDTTVPKKRLYGRYATHIWVWINSLSFEIKDSMCGFRVYPLAQTVNILNTAKFQPRMGFDSEILVRLKWDNVPFINLPTHVVYPEGGISHFDVWRDNLGMARAHSRLLGGMLLRFPKLIYKKVKG; the protein is encoded by the coding sequence ATGAAACACTGCTTTGTGATTCCTGTGTATAACCATCCGCATTATTTGGCGGCGTTACTGTCACATTTAAGCGCTTTTGAGTTACCCATCATTATGGTGAATGATGGCAGTGATGCCGATTGTACAGCAGTGTTACATCAGCTTGCGCACGACTACCCAAGGGTCGATTTGGTTGAACATACCTACAATCAGGGGAAGGGGCAGGCGGTGATCACGGGTCTCAAGCATGCCTTTCAATGTGGCTATAGCCATGCCTTGCAATTGGATGCCGATGGACAACATGATTGGCAGGATGTGCAACGCTTTTTAGACACTTCTATCCAGCATCCTGAAGCCATGATTATTGGTCAGCCGATCTTTGATACGACTGTTCCAAAAAAACGTCTCTATGGCCGTTATGCAACCCATATTTGGGTGTGGATTAACAGCCTGTCTTTTGAGATTAAAGACAGTATGTGTGGCTTTCGTGTTTATCCTTTGGCGCAGACAGTAAACATTCTAAATACAGCCAAATTTCAACCGCGGATGGGCTTTGACTCGGAAATTTTGGTGCGTTTGAAATGGGATAATGTGCCGTTTATCAATTTGCCCACGCATGTCGTTTACCCTGAAGGTGGCATTTCACATTTCGATGTGTGGCGGGACAATCTGGGCATGGCGCGCGCGCATAGTCGCTTATTGGGTGGCATGCTGCTGAGGTTCCCCAAACTGATTTATAAGAAAGTCAAAGGTTAA
- a CDS encoding acyltransferase yields the protein MQKWSAVKERGGMLPLMLMLGFYRLGGRWLCRVILYFVILWYWLFSNTARQASLLYLKKLHHFAGAQSPFQAEPQLWHSYTHLMQFGECILDKIEGWLGHIPEQNLKLHGHAHFRSHYQKGAVIVVSHFGNIELLRAVKAEHPQRINVLVYQKHATKFNAFLKKLNEHADVNLVSVDELGIETALILQDKLDQGEWVIVAADRVPVQSDRVQSVAFLGEQALWPQGAWILASLLKAPVLAVFCYRVDTHFEVHIHQVAEQLNWPRKERLQAMQQTTRQYVELLEQHCIRAPYQWFNFYNFWNKG from the coding sequence ATGCAGAAATGGAGCGCCGTGAAAGAGCGGGGCGGGATGTTACCGCTGATGCTGATGCTGGGTTTCTACCGTTTAGGTGGGCGCTGGCTGTGTCGGGTCATCTTGTACTTTGTGATTTTATGGTACTGGCTCTTTTCCAATACCGCGCGTCAGGCTTCTCTGTTGTACTTAAAAAAACTGCATCATTTTGCAGGTGCACAGTCACCGTTTCAGGCTGAGCCGCAGCTTTGGCATAGCTATACGCATTTGATGCAATTTGGCGAATGTATTTTAGATAAAATTGAAGGTTGGCTTGGGCATATTCCTGAACAGAACTTAAAGCTACATGGTCATGCGCACTTTCGCTCGCACTATCAAAAAGGTGCGGTGATTGTGGTGTCGCACTTTGGCAATATTGAATTGTTGCGCGCCGTCAAAGCAGAGCATCCGCAGAGAATTAATGTGTTGGTCTATCAAAAACATGCTACCAAATTCAATGCATTTTTAAAAAAGCTGAATGAACATGCCGATGTTAATTTGGTTTCGGTGGATGAGCTAGGAATCGAAACAGCACTGATTTTACAGGATAAGTTGGATCAAGGTGAATGGGTGATTGTGGCAGCAGACCGCGTACCTGTGCAGTCAGATCGGGTACAATCGGTTGCGTTTTTAGGTGAGCAGGCGCTGTGGCCACAGGGCGCATGGATTTTGGCCAGTTTGTTGAAAGCTCCTGTGCTAGCTGTGTTTTGCTATCGAGTCGATACACATTTTGAAGTGCATATCCATCAAGTCGCGGAGCAGTTAAACTGGCCACGTAAAGAGCGTTTACAGGCCATGCAACAGACCACACGACAGTATGTGGAGCTGTTGGAACAGCATTGCATACGCGCACCCTATCAATGGTTTAATTTTTATAATTTTTGGAATAAAGGATAA